The Mycetohabitans endofungorum genome contains a region encoding:
- a CDS encoding DUF3037 domain-containing protein, with product MKHACRYAIVRFMPYLETGEFANVGLLLMSPTARFFGFRMLDSVRRVTAFFDELDPNIFRRARKTYQQELMRIGASIEHAFCNVSSGAGPDYAKFAFTELVKPRQAIMYADAERAVLAEDPAEKLLELFDHYVGRVFVTRAYQEREVEKGVQRILKSAELATLYKQQVLIGDDAYRARLPFARINERGQALRAIKPLFLAHDDPSRLYDHGWDWLGKVKKLRRDDKLIGDVMFAVRRPAEEFGPHADAFADVKQDLEREDFISVVSDSDERSILAFARD from the coding sequence ATGAAACACGCGTGCCGTTACGCCATTGTCCGCTTCATGCCGTATTTGGAGACGGGTGAGTTCGCGAACGTGGGACTCCTGCTGATGAGCCCTACGGCGAGGTTTTTTGGTTTCCGCATGCTCGATAGCGTGCGGCGGGTGACTGCGTTCTTTGACGAACTTGACCCGAACATCTTCCGCCGTGCGAGGAAGACCTACCAACAAGAGCTGATGCGTATCGGCGCGTCTATCGAACATGCATTCTGCAACGTATCGTCCGGCGCGGGTCCGGACTATGCGAAATTCGCGTTCACCGAACTGGTGAAGCCGAGGCAGGCGATCATGTATGCCGACGCGGAACGGGCGGTTTTGGCGGAGGATCCAGCTGAGAAGCTGCTTGAGCTTTTTGATCACTATGTGGGCCGTGTGTTCGTGACCCGGGCCTATCAGGAGCGGGAAGTCGAAAAGGGCGTGCAGCGCATTCTGAAATCCGCAGAACTGGCTACGCTGTACAAACAGCAGGTGTTGATCGGTGATGACGCCTACCGTGCGAGGTTGCCGTTCGCGCGGATAAACGAGCGCGGCCAGGCGCTACGTGCGATTAAGCCGCTGTTTCTCGCGCATGACGACCCCTCACGGCTGTACGACCATGGCTGGGACTGGTTGGGCAAGGTCAAGAAGCTGCGTCGCGACGACAAGCTCATTGGCGACGTTATGTTTGCTGTCCGGCGTCCGGCAGAGGAATTTGGGCCGCATGCAGATGCTTTCGCCGATGTAAAGCAGGATTTGGAACGCGAGGATTTCATCTCAGTTGTATCTGACAGCGACGAACGTAGCATTCTTGCGTTTGCTCGCGACTGA
- a CDS encoding RHS repeat domain-containing protein — MTDTHYTGTPTITVTDNRKLVVRTLQYNRTKLAEPVDERITTTTYSAVGLPLNQTDPRLGQLPANIDDTPLANFRYSHDLAERPLLTDSVDAGAQWCLFDIEGRPIWQQNARGTLTRTEYDSLGRLSRVTEQQAGQPEPIELTRLIYGDNDSALDRVSAQSANLCGVVTTQLDTAGKLTTPGVTLTGQPQAQTRQLLANPEEDPNWSMTPPPELGTQAYTTAWSYNARGMPLTQTDAMGNLQATDYDVAGRPAAIHLTPVDGNAQMLLASISYSAAGRVKAETTGNGVTTTYGYEPQTQRLISIVTQRPNMDRQGRLRAVYLQNIHYTYDPVGNIIGSEDTAQPVGYYRNQQVGAQHTYQYDALYQLIFASGRENANAGAQTAANYPLIPLLQDAARLTNYMRRYTYDRGGNLTQIQHQGASPYTQTLVVSNRSNHAVMQNSAGMLKPADIDRKAEPYFDACGNSLQRGPDVVQPLVWNGRNQLSQVTQVVRESLDDRETYQYDGGGMRVRKVTYRYDNDGQTQQRQTVVYLPGLELRTTETLTDNHDARLTEALQVITAGRSTQVQIRVLHWDAGQPDDIENDQVRYSLGNSIGSVTLELDDKAQLLTWEEYYPYGGTAVWSGKSQSEVKYKFVRYSAKERDATGFYYYGFRYYAPWMGRWLNPDPAGTVDGLNLYRMVRNNPILMADIKGLAPDTGKYQIDVGIKVKFLLKIKAFKTKIKVLDKEGGKFSKADKFKLVEVNDFRSGFMLGGKEFKEQLMDYKRLYESYARMSNMPEGVAENIRLGEEISGYMMKSAEGIMPDEDLSEYDLSCHSNTSANTHFFALLSKADEMKVPGKRAIYGMAELKTFTENNKTEVIFNYALAHPRAQLHNANCFVESVSEGDDNEKELNIKGVGTYLTVKSIKKLSKKYNIKSIQTEAINVRSAAIAQKFGAKFLRA; from the coding sequence GTGACTGACACACACTATACAGGCACGCCGACGATTACCGTCACCGACAATCGCAAGCTTGTAGTACGCACGCTGCAATACAACCGTACCAAGCTAGCAGAGCCAGTCGATGAACGCATTACCACAACCACTTATTCTGCCGTAGGGTTACCACTGAACCAGACCGACCCGCGTCTCGGACAACTGCCAGCTAATATCGATGACACGCCACTTGCAAATTTTCGCTACAGTCATGATCTTGCTGAGCGGCCGCTGCTGACCGACAGTGTGGATGCTGGAGCGCAATGGTGTTTGTTCGATATCGAAGGCCGCCCGATCTGGCAACAAAATGCGCGCGGCACATTGACCCGCACCGAGTACGATAGCCTCGGACGACTCTCGAGGGTGACTGAACAGCAAGCTGGTCAGCCCGAGCCCATCGAGCTAACTCGCCTGATCTATGGCGACAACGATAGTGCACTGGATCGGGTCAGTGCGCAGTCGGCCAACTTGTGCGGTGTGGTCACGACCCAGCTCGACACCGCGGGAAAGCTCACGACGCCGGGTGTGACACTGACCGGTCAGCCGCAGGCGCAGACTCGACAACTGTTGGCGAACCCGGAAGAAGATCCGAATTGGAGCATGACGCCACCACCCGAGCTCGGGACTCAAGCCTATACCACTGCTTGGTCCTATAATGCGCGGGGCATGCCGCTGACGCAGACCGACGCGATGGGTAACCTCCAGGCGACAGACTATGATGTTGCTGGCCGACCGGCTGCCATCCATTTGACACCAGTAGATGGTAACGCGCAGATGCTGCTTGCGTCGATCAGTTATAGTGCGGCCGGTCGAGTGAAAGCCGAAACTACTGGCAACGGTGTGACCACGACCTACGGCTATGAGCCGCAAACTCAGCGGCTGATCAGTATTGTCACGCAACGGCCAAACATGGATCGCCAGGGCCGGCTTCGCGCAGTTTATCTACAAAATATCCATTACACATATGACCCGGTTGGCAACATCATCGGTAGCGAGGACACGGCTCAGCCTGTTGGTTACTATCGTAACCAACAGGTCGGTGCTCAACATACGTACCAGTATGATGCGTTGTATCAGCTGATTTTTGCCAGCGGACGCGAAAATGCAAATGCCGGGGCTCAGACGGCGGCGAATTACCCGCTGATTCCGCTGCTGCAGGATGCCGCGCGATTGACCAACTACATGCGCCGCTACACTTACGACCGAGGAGGCAACCTCACGCAAATCCAGCACCAGGGCGCGAGCCCTTATACCCAGACGCTTGTGGTGTCGAATCGCAGCAACCACGCGGTGATGCAAAACAGCGCTGGCATGCTGAAACCGGCAGACATCGACCGGAAAGCGGAACCGTATTTCGACGCATGCGGCAATAGCTTGCAGCGGGGGCCAGACGTGGTGCAGCCGCTTGTGTGGAATGGTCGCAATCAGCTCAGTCAGGTGACCCAAGTCGTACGCGAATCCCTCGACGACCGGGAAACGTATCAGTATGACGGGGGCGGCATGCGGGTGCGCAAAGTGACGTACCGCTATGACAATGACGGCCAGACACAACAGCGGCAAACGGTCGTATATCTGCCGGGGCTGGAGCTACGCACCACCGAGACGCTGACGGACAATCACGACGCACGGTTGACGGAGGCCCTGCAGGTGATCACTGCAGGGCGATCGACTCAAGTTCAAATACGCGTGCTGCATTGGGATGCTGGTCAGCCTGATGACATCGAGAATGATCAGGTGCGCTACAGCCTAGGCAACTCCATCGGTTCGGTGACGCTGGAACTGGATGACAAGGCGCAGCTGCTGACTTGGGAAGAATACTATCCGTACGGTGGCACCGCAGTTTGGAGTGGCAAAAGCCAGAGCGAAGTGAAGTATAAATTTGTTCGTTATTCAGCCAAGGAGCGCGATGCGACCGGATTCTACTACTATGGCTTTAGGTATTACGCCCCTTGGATGGGAAGGTGGCTCAATCCTGATCCCGCTGGTACCGTCGATGGCCTCAATCTTTATCGAATGGTAAGAAACAATCCTATCCTGATGGCGGATATCAAGGGATTGGCGCCCGATACTGGAAAATATCAAATTGATGTCGGAATTAAAGTAAAGTTTTTGCTGAAAATAAAGGCATTCAAAACTAAAATAAAGGTTTTAGATAAAGAGGGCGGAAAATTTTCAAAGGCTGATAAGTTTAAGTTGGTTGAGGTCAATGATTTCCGTAGTGGGTTCATGCTGGGAGGAAAGGAATTCAAAGAGCAATTAATGGATTATAAAAGATTGTATGAAAGTTATGCGAGGATGTCTAATATGCCTGAGGGAGTTGCGGAAAATATACGTTTGGGAGAAGAGATATCCGGTTATATGATGAAATCTGCGGAAGGTATAATGCCAGACGAGGATCTATCTGAATACGATTTAAGTTGTCATTCCAATACGTCAGCAAACACTCATTTTTTTGCCCTTTTAAGCAAAGCGGACGAAATGAAGGTGCCTGGCAAAAGGGCTATATACGGCATGGCGGAATTAAAAACGTTTACAGAGAATAATAAAACGGAAGTTATATTTAATTATGCTTTGGCCCATCCAAGAGCGCAGCTGCATAATGCTAATTGTTTCGTGGAAAGCGTTTCGGAGGGTGATGATAATGAGAAGGAACTTAATATTAAAGGGGTGGGAACTTATTTGACGGTCAAATCCATAAAAAAGCTTTCAAAAAAATATAATATAAAATCAATTCAAACGGAGGCGATTAATGTTAGGTCTGCCGCAATTGCCCAAAAATTTGGAGCAAAATTTTTAAGGGCATAA
- a CDS encoding HipA family kinase, translating to MFNREVVQIVEVLGRATQGITQPFICRGDDKQLYFVKGLHAGRRSLVAEWLGSAMAEAFGLPVAPFRIAQVADELIKIGPSHFAELGAGYAFASCAVPNALEMSWTLLGHVDPELQLDVIVFDWWIRNQDRTLTEKGGNPNLLWDPGASRMLVIDQNQAFDPYFDRSAFLELHPFSPVWHRVYEDFVTRQVYKMRMLNALEQFECACDKMPASWSIVGDDVPLGFTPDEAYGLLLRYCHEDFWKP from the coding sequence ATGTTCAATCGCGAAGTCGTGCAGATCGTCGAAGTGCTGGGTCGTGCCACGCAGGGTATTACCCAACCATTCATCTGCCGGGGCGACGATAAGCAGCTATATTTTGTAAAGGGGCTTCATGCTGGGCGCCGGAGTCTGGTCGCCGAGTGGCTTGGGAGTGCGATGGCCGAGGCGTTCGGGTTACCCGTTGCACCGTTTCGGATTGCGCAGGTGGCCGACGAACTAATCAAAATCGGCCCTTCACATTTCGCCGAACTTGGCGCAGGCTATGCTTTTGCGTCCTGCGCGGTGCCAAACGCACTAGAGATGTCATGGACGCTGCTTGGCCATGTCGATCCCGAACTGCAATTGGACGTCATCGTGTTCGACTGGTGGATTCGGAACCAAGACCGGACGCTGACCGAGAAAGGCGGCAATCCAAACTTGCTCTGGGACCCGGGAGCAAGTCGGATGCTGGTGATTGACCAAAACCAGGCATTCGATCCCTATTTTGACCGCTCAGCCTTTCTCGAGCTTCACCCGTTCTCGCCGGTATGGCACAGAGTCTATGAGGACTTCGTGACCCGGCAGGTTTACAAGATGAGGATGCTAAACGCGCTCGAACAGTTCGAGTGCGCGTGCGATAAAATGCCAGCTTCGTGGTCTATCGTCGGTGACGACGTGCCGCTCGGGTTCACGCCCGACGAGGCATACGGCCTGCTGCTTAGGTATTGCCACGAGGATTTCTGGAAACCATAA
- a CDS encoding RHS repeat-associated core domain-containing protein, with protein MPETLHSGTPTITVTDNRGLMVRTVQYSREKLGSPLDERITATTYSPAGLVQRQTDPRLFAQSDPSVANFNYGHDLLGHTLWTRSVDAGEHWSVLNSEGQPIAQQDARGTVTRTEYDSLGRLTQAIEQLTGHDPIVLTKLTYGDADNNDPEKKVAAQRANLCGVVSQQCDTAGQLTTPGMTVTGQPQAQLRRLLKATQGDADWGAAMPPDLEIDAYTTAWAYNALGQPLTQIDAISNVQQSTYDVAGRLASVKLKQKQDTNFKTLLASIQYSAQGQLEREAAGNGVTTTYTYDPKTLRLMQSQAKDGNGTVRQQLAYEYDPVGNIVSVEDQAIAPAFFNNEQIQAKATYAYDSLYQLVRATGREQTDAQQSSQLPPLIHPPSPGTRTNYTRTYTYDRSGNLIGICGERGSRFTQNMAIAQGSNRLAAVTGSGLQAGNTISNMQYDANGNPGALGTNVLKQLQWDGRNQLRHVIMLERTGGAPNDEEWYQYDGNGQRVRKTTSTLAKEEDQSQHTDEVIYLPGLQLRRRFNIKNDVVEELHIVTVQAGRAQIRVLHWNKGQPGKIENNQIRYSLDNHLGSSVMELDQNAQLLTYEEYYPYGGTAVWAAKSELEAKYKIIRYSGKERDATGLYYYGFRYYAPWLGRWLNPDPAGTIDGLNLFMMVRNNPISLYDLHGNNSKPFDFNFIVLAKGDNDSYKLAERLFNKPSLRDKAILLEWNPRMEDRGDSNWNPMDDGKCGSLRYIKGRTTNIPLLGENTRLYFVMHGTIGPRDRGFDDHPDYLKYNIVNWNPAEKIKGFHGGSPRFDDLFEREGFRSFVKAMGKTDLLKRLGFPEREKGEIRNIGRISIVACNAISPDKSHGFAVQLYNEFSRRNISTEVSVRLGPVCIGEGGEKYVAQYSERLKNKEWVRVKGNGQLKHVLGGNRNQGVTLSHGEPMEWE; from the coding sequence ATGCCTGAGACACTTCATAGTGGTACGCCGACGATTACGGTCACGGACAACCGCGGTTTGATGGTGCGCACCGTGCAGTACAGTCGTGAGAAACTGGGCAGCCCGCTGGACGAACGCATCACCGCAACGACTTATTCGCCAGCGGGTTTGGTGCAACGCCAGACAGACCCGCGCTTGTTCGCGCAATCCGATCCGTCGGTTGCCAATTTTAACTACGGCCACGATTTGCTGGGCCACACGTTGTGGACCCGTAGCGTTGACGCGGGCGAGCACTGGAGCGTGTTAAACAGTGAAGGGCAGCCAATCGCGCAACAAGATGCGCGTGGCACGGTGACTCGCACCGAATACGACAGCCTCGGGCGGCTCACGCAAGCCATCGAACAGCTCACCGGTCATGATCCAATTGTGCTGACCAAATTGACTTATGGTGATGCAGATAATAATGATCCGGAGAAAAAAGTCGCCGCGCAGCGGGCCAATCTGTGCGGTGTGGTGAGTCAGCAGTGTGACACGGCCGGGCAATTGACGACACCCGGCATGACCGTGACTGGCCAGCCGCAAGCGCAGCTTCGCCGTTTACTCAAGGCGACGCAAGGCGACGCTGATTGGGGGGCGGCAATGCCACCTGACCTGGAGATAGACGCCTACACGACAGCCTGGGCCTATAACGCGTTGGGCCAGCCACTGACACAGATTGACGCGATAAGCAATGTGCAGCAGTCAACTTATGATGTGGCAGGCCGACTCGCATCAGTTAAGCTGAAACAAAAACAGGACACAAATTTTAAAACGCTGCTCGCGTCGATTCAGTATAGCGCACAAGGTCAACTCGAGCGCGAGGCGGCGGGCAATGGCGTAACGACGACCTACACGTATGATCCGAAAACGCTTCGCTTGATGCAGAGCCAGGCGAAAGATGGTAACGGTACAGTTAGGCAGCAGCTGGCCTACGAATATGATCCAGTGGGAAATATTGTAAGCGTTGAAGATCAAGCGATCGCGCCAGCGTTTTTTAATAACGAGCAAATTCAAGCCAAAGCTACATACGCATACGATTCACTGTATCAGCTGGTGCGTGCGACGGGACGAGAGCAAACGGACGCGCAGCAGTCTAGCCAATTGCCACCACTAATCCATCCGCCTTCGCCAGGCACACGAACTAATTACACTCGAACTTATACGTATGATCGGAGTGGTAATTTGATTGGTATCTGCGGTGAGCGGGGCAGCCGTTTTACGCAAAATATGGCGATTGCGCAGGGTAGTAATCGACTCGCAGCGGTCACGGGTTCAGGCCTACAAGCGGGCAATACTATCAGTAATATGCAATATGATGCCAATGGCAATCCGGGTGCGTTAGGCACTAATGTCCTGAAACAGCTGCAGTGGGATGGACGCAACCAACTGCGTCATGTGATCATGCTCGAACGCACGGGTGGGGCGCCAAACGATGAAGAGTGGTACCAATATGACGGCAATGGGCAGCGGGTTAGGAAAACCACGTCTACGTTAGCTAAGGAGGAGGACCAATCCCAGCATACCGACGAAGTGATCTATTTGCCTGGGCTGCAATTGCGCCGACGCTTTAACATAAAAAATGATGTTGTCGAGGAATTGCATATCGTCACGGTTCAAGCAGGTCGTGCTCAGATACGCGTGCTGCATTGGAATAAAGGCCAGCCAGGTAAAATAGAAAACAATCAAATTCGCTATAGCCTCGATAATCATTTGGGCTCTAGTGTGATGGAGCTTGATCAAAACGCACAATTGCTGACGTATGAAGAATATTATCCATATGGCGGCACGGCGGTGTGGGCGGCGAAAAGCGAGCTTGAAGCAAAATACAAAATTATCCGCTATTCGGGCAAAGAGCGCGACGCGACTGGACTGTACTATTATGGCTTCCGGTATTACGCGCCATGGCTAGGGCGATGGCTAAATCCTGATCCGGCAGGAACGATCGATGGTTTGAATCTATTTATGATGGTGAGGAATAATCCAATATCTTTGTATGATTTACATGGGAACAATTCTAAGCCATTTGATTTTAATTTTATTGTCTTGGCGAAAGGGGATAACGATAGCTATAAATTGGCGGAAAGGTTATTTAATAAGCCATCTTTAAGAGATAAGGCAATTTTATTGGAGTGGAACCCGAGAATGGAGGATAGGGGGGATAGTAATTGGAACCCAATGGATGATGGTAAGTGTGGGTCATTGAGGTATATTAAAGGAAGGACGACGAATATACCGCTGCTCGGAGAAAATACAAGATTATATTTTGTTATGCATGGTACCATTGGTCCTCGTGACCGTGGCTTTGATGATCATCCTGATTATCTAAAATATAACATTGTTAACTGGAATCCAGCTGAAAAAATCAAGGGATTTCATGGTGGGAGCCCCAGGTTTGATGATCTCTTTGAGAGAGAAGGTTTCCGCTCATTTGTAAAGGCGATGGGAAAAACAGATTTGCTAAAAAGGCTGGGTTTCCCGGAGAGGGAGAAGGGCGAGATAAGAAATATAGGTAGAATAAGTATTGTTGCTTGCAATGCGATATCCCCTGATAAATCGCATGGTTTTGCGGTTCAATTATATAATGAATTTTCTAGAAGAAATATTTCTACAGAGGTGTCGGTAAGACTTGGACCTGTTTGTATAGGGGAGGGTGGTGAGAAATATGTGGCGCAATATTCTGAGCGCCTTAAAAATAAGGAGTGGGTTCGTGTTAAAGGAAATGGGCAATTAAAACATGTTTTAGGGGGCAATCGTAATCAAGGCGTCACTCTTAGTCACGGTGAGCCTATGGAATGGGAGTAA